The Kwoniella shivajii chromosome 7, complete sequence genome includes a region encoding these proteins:
- a CDS encoding arginase, translated as MSFTRLPSTIRSSLLNPARRSVVGIRGFHIHSKPSPEKGLTEPQFKYKFLEGTPTVGIVGCPFSGGQGRTGVDLAPNKLISAGLVDQLSSLGWEVHYNSQQKFLDIPYNPIPTSSPTAPSKGTETVNETDGQKEIQRLPDDDIGKMKKPRLVSAVNQKVAEEVSEIAGKGWLPLTLGGDHSLAMGTVAGTKAKYPDACLIWIDAHADINTPLSTDSGNLHGCPVSFLLGLEGTDVAPFNEWLKPCLKPSEIVYIGLRDVDGPEKAILKKHGIKAFSMHHVDKYGIAKVVEMALDHVNPDRSKPVHLSYDVDALDPMVAPSTGTPVRGGLTFREGHYITEALAESGCLVSVDIMEVNPSLLDPGSVEKTVAAGCSLARASLGETLL; from the exons ATGTCTTTCACTCGACTACCTTCAACAATCCGATCATCGCTCCTTAATCCTGCTAGAAGGAGTGTAGTAGGGATTAGAGGATTCCATATACACTCGAAACCTTCTCCTGAGAAGGGATTGACAGAACCTCAATTCAAATATAAATTCTTAGAGGGAACACCAACTGTCGGA ATCGTAGGATGTCCATTCAG CGGTGGTCAAGGACGTACAGGAGTGGATTTAGCACCCAACAAGTTAATTTCAGCAGGATTGGTCGAtcaattatcatctttaggATGGGAAGTTCACTATAATTCGCAACAAAAATTCCTTGATATACCTTACAACCCCATTCCTACATCATCCCCTACAGCTCCTTCAAAAGGTACAGAAACTGTCAATGAAACAGATGGACAGAAAGAAATACAAAGATTGCCTGATGACGATATTGGTAAAATGAAAAAACCAAGATTGGTCAGTGCTGTAAATCAAAAAGTGGCAGAAGAAGTCAGTGAAATAGCAGGAAAAGGTTGGTTACCTTTAACTTTAGGTGGCGACCATAGTTTG GCAATGGGAACAGTCGCTGGTACCAAAGCCAAATATCCCGATGCGTGTTTGATATGG ATCGATGCTCACGCCGATATCAATACTCCTCTCTCGACCGATTCCGGAAATCTTCACGGATGTCCCGTTTCATTCTTACTTGGTCTTGAAGGCACAGATGTCGCACCATTCAATGAATGGTTGAAACCCTGTTTGAAGCCTAGCGAAAT CGTCTACATCGGCTTGAGAGATGTTGATGGACCCGAAAAGGCTATTCTGAAAAAGCATGGCATTAAAGCATTCTCAATGCATCATGTGGACAAATATGGTATCGCCAAAGTAGTTGAAATGGCTTTAGATCACGTCAATCCCGATAGATCGAAGCCTGTTCATTTGAGTTACGACGTTGACGCCTTAGATCCCATGGTCGCTCCAA GTACTGGGACCCCCGTAAGAGGTGGATTGACTTTCAGAGAAG GTCATTATATTACTGAAGCATTGGCTGAAAGTGGGTGTCTTGTATCGGTGGATATCATG GAAGTAAATCCATCACTTTTGGATCCTGGTTCAGTGGAAAAAACAGTCGCAGCGGGTTGTTCGTTAGCACGAGCATCGCTTGGAGAGACATTGCTTTGA
- a CDS encoding uridine kinase has protein sequence MSSHNPDHLHPRPKLQARKSSPRSKNMVMASHGRAPWYGPDGKNVEAYVVGIAGGSASGKTSVARAILSALNYVPTVLILSQDSFYCAHTDEEIEMAFNNDLDLDHPNSIDTPLFVKCLLDLKQGKATEIPVYSFVHHQRMPEKKYIYGASVIIVEGIMALQSPELRALYDLKVFVNCDSDLMLARRIKRDTKERGRDVDGILDQYLRFVKSSYDNFVQPSSRYADIIVPGSSNQLAIELLVTHVKRQLDTRSLRFRRMLAEEGGEQSKAQARSRASTLVNENNERNVVLLEQTNQLLGIMTILRDQSTDRGEFIFHADRLSTIVVEKALTLIPCETKTVRTPLGIDYEGSATDDRLVGISILRSGGPFSHGLRRVIRDVPIGAMLIQSDPKTGEPLLLKTDLPSSVKTRETSGEVKILLLDSQMGTGAAALMAIRVLLDHGIQSTNIIFLTYLITQPAIHSVHRAFPEVKIVTASIDPELSEMHLSYDTNSLVLGETSGEADFAVRTIEESSTQERLDNLDLNQEGQEEIPDNRDGLKTEKELSADKFKVRVNETDRLKFSREHKRNQSGEKRVWVISPGMGHIGDRYYSS, from the exons ATGTCATCGCATAATccagatcaccttcatccacGTCCAAAGCTCCAAGCTAGAAAATCTTCCCCTAGGAGCAAGAACATGGTCATGGCTTCTCATGGAAGAGCACCATGGTATGGACCAGACGGGAAAAATGTGGAAGCCTATGTTGTTGGAATAGCAGGAGGAAGCGCCTCGGGAAAA ACATCCGTCGCTCGAGCTATTCTTTCAGCGTTGAATTATGTTCCTACAGTCTTGATCCTCTCTCAAGACTCTTTCTATTGCGCTcatacagatgaagagatcGAGATGGCTTTCAACAACGATTTAGATCTAG ATCACCCAAATTCGATAGACACCCCACTTTTCGTCAAG TGCTTGCTGGACCTGAAACAAGGTAAAGCAACAGAG ATACCGGTATACTCATTTGTCCATCATC agcGTATGCCTGAGAAGAAGTATATCTATGGAGCAAGTGTGATCATTGT AGAAGGCATTATGGCTCTTCAATCTCCTGAATTACGAGCGTTATACGATCTTAAAGTGTTCGTG AATTGTGATTCCGACCTTATGTTGGCACGTCGTATAAAAAGGGACACCAAGGAAAGGGGCAGAGATGTGGACGGTATATtagatcaa TACCTCCGTTTTGTAAAGAGTAGTTATGATAATTTTGTTCAACCATCGTCCCGTTATGCCGATATT ATCGTGCCGGGATCTTCAAATCAATTAGCGATTGAATTACTTGTGACGCATGTGAAAAGACAACTTGATACTCGTTCACTACGATTTAGGAGGATGTtggctgaagaaggaggagagcAATCCAAAGCACAAGCTAGATCCAGAGCTTCAACGCTGGTAAATGAGAACAACGAGAGAAATGTTGTGCTGCTAGAACAAACAAATCAACTTCTG GGAATAATGACTATTTTACGTGATCAAAGTACCGATAGAGGGGAGTTCATCTTTCACGCTGATAGATTATCTACCATTGTGGTTGAAAAAGCTTTGACCCTTATTCCATGTGAGACTAAGACTGTCAGAACGCCTTTAGGCATAGATTATGAAGGATCAGCGACGGATGAC CGCCTTGTGGGAATATCAATTCTTAGATCAGGCGGTCCATTCTCTCATGGTCTTCGAAGGGTCATTCGTGATGTACCGATAGGAGCAATGTTGATTCAATCAGATCCTAAAACGGGAGAACCATTGCTGCTCAAAACCGATCTACCTAGTTCTGTCAAGACAAGAGAGACTAGTGGGGAGGTAAAAATCCTTTTGCTTGACAGTCAGATGGGTACAGGAGCCGCTGCGT TGATGGCGATTCGTGTATTGCTCGATCACGGAATTCAATCTACCAACATAATATTCCTGACATATCTCATAACCCAACCTGCTATCCATTCTGTCCATCGAGCCTTCCCAGAAGTCAAAATCGTCACAGCTTCGATAGATCCTGAATTATCAGAAATGCACCTCTCATACGATACGAATTCACTAGTATTAGGTGAAACTTCAGGTGAGGCAGATTTCGCTGTGAGGACGATCgaagaatcatcaacacaAGAAAGACTTGATAATTTAGACCTGAACcaagaaggacaagaagagatacCGGACAATAGAGATGGATTAAAGACTGAAAAGGAGTTATCGGCTGATAAATTCAAAGTCCGAGTGAATGAAACGGATAGGTTGAAGTTCTCAAGGGAACATAAGAGAAACCAAAGTGGTGAGAAAAGAGTTTGGGTGATATCACCAG GTATGGGGCATATCGGAGATCGATACTATAGTTCGTAA